One genomic segment of Euwallacea fornicatus isolate EFF26 chromosome 18, ASM4011564v1, whole genome shotgun sequence includes these proteins:
- the LOC136345170 gene encoding uncharacterized protein, which translates to MFEIYALTAGVLLPTGIFTFLYFLHKSKTSLKSTNLWILIFESLATILLGVFYLCSAVILSRSYNRADEVGFVNNIEDLAIINETMIEDAETPVFYSVDTEDPSLLEHSNEIEGTRNNKNNVQEFMQKYHQLVKNTFKTIQEHQGENGRNINRKMFKNLADKDVLENQNCFLRIFLYQALLVYSFITSALSLINTCHMWVQPPEETLKLEPETSNKSESESQASASFGEKIVDEISSQSAAPVGPLFDAESISSASPNLDVFTVKNTSSQRELNCQDNYIVKFQPILSTAGKCSSMLLLPALLVGLLYLAMQPQISINEAKTDLSMLPDFNNTRSDIKPELLIKNQDNEIDRILRNVYSVINKFQDEHKHSNMPIVRKQYFYNSKITNMTTQCQGNETYTKIFDVFVPILSFFAVLFYSKIRAVKMPKDNWSLNMNKCIVAFFVLWVPEIVETSTSRLILPREPNILSAILLFIGNLDRVYAAKRNINMFKHNFQKMNAFVNPIAS; encoded by the exons ATGTTTGAAATATACGCGCTCACTGCCGGGGTTTTGTTGCCCACAGGCATTTTCACCTTTCTCTACTTTTTACATAAATCTAAGACCAGCTTAAAGAGCACCAACTTATGGATTCTGATTTTCGAGAGTTTAGCCACAATTTTGCTCGGAGTGTTCTATTTGTGTAGTGCGGTAATTTTATCGCGAAGTTATAATCGGGCAGATGAAGTAGgatttgtaaataatattgaagATCTTGCAATTATTAATGAGACCATGATAGAAGATGCGGAAACCCCCGTGTTTTATTCAGTAGAC ACTGAAGACCCATCTCTGTTGGAACACAGTAATGAGATTGAGGGAAcgagaaataacaaaaacaatgttcaggaatttatgcaaaaataccATCAGCTAGTGAAAAACACCTTTAAAACAATACAGGAACATCAGGGTGAAAACGGCCGAAATATTAATCGCaagatgtttaaaaatttagcagATAAAGACGTATTGGAGAATCAAAACTGCTTCTTAAGGATTTTCTTGTATCAGGCACTATTGG TGTACTCCTTCATCACAAGTGCTCTCTCGCTTATAAACACCTGCCACATGTGGGTACAGCCCCCTGAAGAGACACTCAAACTCGAACCTGAAACCTCTAACAAATCTGAGTCTGAGTCTCAGGCATCCGCATCGTTTggagaaaaaattgttgacgaaatttccAGCCAAAGCGCCGCCCCTGTGGGGCCTCTGTTTGATGCAGAGAGCATCAGCAGTGCTTCCCCAAACCTCGACGTTTTTACCGTGAAAAACACTTCCTCGCAACGCGAATTGAACTGTCAGGATAAttatattgttaaatttcagCCGATACTATCGACTGCAGGAAAATGCTCGAGCATGCTACTGTTACCTGCACTGTTAGTGGGCTTATTGTACCTTGCAATGCAGCCTCAGATTTCAATCAATGAGGCAAAGACGGATTTGTCCATGCTGCCAGACTTTAACAACACAAGATCCGACATTAAGCCCGAGCTATTAATTAAGAACCAAGACAATGAAATTGATCGCATATTACGCAATGTGTACAGCGTGATTAATAAGTTCCAAGACGAGCACAAACACTCTAATATGCCCATAGTAAGAAAGCAATACTTTTATAACTCTAAAATAACCAATATGACTACTCAGTGCCAAGGTAACGAAACctacacaaaaatattcgatgTTTTTGTACCAATATTATCCTTTTTTGCCGTCCTGTTCTATTCAAAGATTAGAGCAGTTAAAATGCCGAAAGACAACTGGAGCCTGAATATGAACAAATGTATTGTAGCCTTTTTTGTACTTTGGGTACCCGAGATTGTGGAAACTTCAACGTCAAGATTAATCCTTCCGAGAGAACCCAATATATTGTCTGCTATTTTGCTTTTTATCGGTAATTTGGACAGGGTGTATGCGGCTAAGAGAAACATTAACATGTTTAAACATAACTTTCAGAAAATGAATGCTTTTGTTAATCCAATCGCAAGTTAA
- the Patr-1 gene encoding protein PAT1 homolog 1 → MANSFFDFDTSLKGDLDPKNGEPLLPEDDDGFENEEEYDALNDETFGACVNDDDWEKQHEQFAINESSKHSDSLDVSLSRLGLEDLSDDDNDDDDESPTELTFPKDSSVWTYNPPQKNGDVFNNSVLSSLQKASKSFIETQTAQNPVLSYLNSHAKGSSSNSVPPINFQLQPGKICTVEELEKNLIKSSQQQKLPVDLKGIDLHSQQQNHVQLNQINLQHAQGQQRPLLSMPPPAVHPYHPMLQHPGARLPPPGLPPLNLPPPNMRHLPPMNHPMMHPGFRMMPPHHHMMHPNGPPGYPYPLPVNHPFNYPPPPPHGIVGQQIIGPSRPHPMQQQQYSPQKQQQQQYQLNLGQRVRHDSGSSRYSNRDQHEQPNRDEYAGLMTPKDKQWLLNIQMIQLNTGTPYFDDYYYTIYKERKSKSNKENIHNNDRNNKFQRQRRNSERQENNLTPRVYTPLQFENSLGKLQCGSVTAPRKIIDMDVVQPDKEQELPPPSRDSKKTKQYLLELEALYSLLLKAEDINNPLYLSNMEKLREMKQKQRLRELEQATTPEQKQEVLRLFKLESEPVVENELDYINRILSGFVQEDKFSSFLNIRKGKMLLLRLLPYLSLENFGTQLLDIWSKVLLSLPLNGRRDTAGDTLLPKLYPHFKKFVQTCTMSDIIDMITGLVEEVKQENNRSTPLSHAGKAPLYFVVLNRFGVSALVCLFLRAETIFSTVDPTEKQHNDWTNFLISWAKHAESVSKVPVPLEGISSEIFRKHADRFKLLTVDKKATLEKYFVDVHHIH, encoded by the exons ATGgcaaattcgttttttgatTTCGACACTTCTCTGAAAGGTGATTTGGATCCCAAG AATGGTGAACCACTTTTACCAGAAGATGATGATGgttttgaaaatgaagaagaGTATGATGCCTTAAATGATGAGACTTTTGGTGCTTGTGTAAATGATGATGATTGGGAGAAGCAACATGAACAATTTGCAATCAATGAGAGTTCAAAGCACAGTGATTCTCTGG atgTGTCTCTCTCTCGATTGGGTTTAGAAGACTTATCAgatgatgataatgatgatgatgatgaaagTCCCACAGAATTAACATTTCCTAAAGATTCATCAGTTTGGACCTATAACCCTCCTCAAAAAAATGGGGATGTCTTCAATAATTCTGTGCTGTCATCATTACAAAAGGCTTCAAAATCCTTT ATTGAGACGCAAACTGCCCAAAATCCTGTTCTTTCCTACTTAAACAGCCATGCAAAAGGCAGTTCTAGCAACAGTGTACCCccaataaattttcaactgcAGCCGGGTAAAATTTGCACTGTGGAGGAATTGGAAAAGAATTTGATCAAAAGTTCACAACAACAGAAATTGCCTGTAGATTTGAAAGGAATAG ATTTACACAGTCAGCAACAAAATCATGTTCAACTGAATCAGATTAATCTACAACATGCTCAGGGACAGCAGAGGCCTTTGTTGTCTATGCCTCCTCCTGCGGTTCATCCTTACCATCCAATGTTACAG CATCCTGGTGCTAGATTGCCGCCTCCCGGCTTACCTCCTTTAA ATCTGCCACCTCCGAATATGCGGCATTTGCCCCCTATGAATCATCCAATGATGCACCCGGGATTTAGAATGATGCCTCCTCATCATCATATGATGCATCCTAATGGTCCTCCAGGGTACCCCTATCCACTACCG GTAAATCACCCATTTAATTATCCTCCTCCACCTCCCCATGGGATCGTGGGTCAGCAAATAATAGGACCGTCTAGACCTCATCCTATGCAACAGCAGCAATATTCGCCTCAAAAGCAACAGCAGCAACAATATCAGCTCAATCTCGGCCAGAGAGTGCGGCATGATAGCGGAAGCAGTAG GTATAGCAATAGAGATCAACACGAGCAACCAAACAGAGACGAATATGCAGGCTTGATGACGCCTAAAGATAAGCAATGGCTTCTGAACATTCAAATGATTCAGCTTAACACTGGAACTCCGTATTTCgatgattattattatact ATCTACAAAGAGCGGAAATCGAAAAGTAACAAAGAAAATATCCACAACAATGACAGGAACAATAAATTCCAAAGGCAGAGGAGGAATAGTGAGAGgcaagaaaacaatttaactCCTAGAGTGTATACACCGTTGCAGTTTGAGAATTCTTTAGGGAAATTACAG TGCGGCTCAGTGACTGCTCCAAGGAAGATAATTGATATGGACGTAGTTCAGCCCGATAAAGAACAAGAATTGCCTCCTCCTTCAAGAGACTCTAAGAAGACAAAACAGTATCTTTTGGAGCTTGAGGCTCTGTACTCACTCTTGCTGAAAGCTGAAGATATCAACAATCCATTGTATCTAAGTAACATGGAGAAGTTACGGGAGATGAAGCAGAAACAAAG GTTAAGAGAGTTGGAACAAGCGACAACTCCAGAACAAAAACAGGAAGTTCTTAGACTGTTTAAGTTGGAAAGCGAACCGGTGGTCGAAAACGAACTGGACTAcattaatagaattttaagCGGATTTGTTCAAGAGGACAAGTTCTCTAGTTTCCTTAATATAAGGAAAGGAAAG ATGCTATTATTAAGGCTGTTACCCTATTTGTCTTTGGAAAACTTCGGGACACAACTTTTAGATATATGGAGTAAGGTTTTGTTGAGTTTACCTTTGAATGGTCGCAGGGATACGGCCGGGGATACGTTGTTGCCCAAACTTTAtccacattttaaaaa ATTCGTTCAAACGTGCACAATGTCAGATATTATAGACATGATAACCGGATTAGTTGAAGAAGTGAAACAGGAAAACAACAGGAGTACACCTCTGAGCCACGCTGGGAAGGCTCCGCTTTACTTCGTCGTGCTTAATAGA tttggAGTGTCAGCACTGGTGTGTCTTTTTCTCAGAGCAGAAACCATATTCTCCACTGTAGATCCCACAGAAAAACAACACAACGACTGGACAAACTTCCTCATATCTTGGGCAAAACATGCGGAAAGTGTCAGCAAGGTACCAGTACCCTTAGAGGGGATCTCTTCGGAGATTTTCAGAAAACACGCTGATAGGTTTAAGCTATTGACTGTGGATAAGAAGGCCAcgttagaaaaatatttcgtagACGTGCATCATATTCAttaa
- the Ufc1 gene encoding ubiquitin-fold modifier-conjugating enzyme 1, translating into MTKMVDESTRKTLSSIPLLKTKAGPREKELWVERLKEEYQSLIKYVQNNKTADNDWFRLESNKEGTRWFGKCWFFHDQLKYEFDVEFDIPVTYPTTAPEITLPELDGKTAKMYRGGKICLSDHFKPLWARNVPKFGIGHAMALGLGPWLAVEIPDLIAKGVIHYKEKSEKET; encoded by the exons ATGACAAAAATGGTAGACGAAAGTACACGTAAAACTTTGAGTAGCATTCCgcttttaaaaacaaaagctGGGCCCAGAGAAAAGGAATTGTGGGTTGAAAGACTCAAGGAAGAATATCAGTCCTTGATTAAG TATGTCCAGAACAATAAAACTGCAGATAATGACTGGTTCCGCCTAGAATCGAATAAAGAGGGAACAAGATGGTTTGGCAAATGTTGGTTCTTTCATGACCAACTCAAATATGAGTTTGATGTAGAGTTTGAT ATTCCAGTGACATATCCAACTACAGCCCCAGAAATAACCCTTCCAGAATTGGATGGGAAGACTGCTAAAATGTATCGAGGAGGAAAGATTTGTCTTAGTGATCATTTTAAACCTTTGTGGGCGAGAAATGTGCCTAAATTTGGAATAGGCCATGCAATGGCTCTGGGA CTGGGTCCCTGGTTAGCAGTTGAAATTCCAGATCTAATTGCCAAAGGAGTTATACActataaagaaaaatcggaaaaagaaacctaa